One genomic region from Mycoplasmopsis meleagridis encodes:
- the atpD gene encoding F0F1 ATP synthase subunit beta — MALKSTKSKNVNVTDSAVNKSISSKNKNIGKIIQIVGPVVDVRFENGKLPAIYNALVLYNNGEKVTLEVAQHIGDETVRTISMVSTNGLVRGAEVEDTGQAISVPVGNAILGRMFNVLGDPIDLLDAPETEERKSIHSLAPSYEDQKTTSEILETGIKVIDLLIPYAKGGKIGLFGGAGVGKTVLVQELINNIATQHGGLSVFVGVGERTREGNDLYHEMKAAGVLNKTALVFGQMNEPPGARMRVALSGLTMAEYFRDQQNQDVLLFIDNIFRFVQAGSEVSALLGRMPSAVGYQPTLGTEMGQLQERITSTHKGSITSVQAVYVPADDLTDPAPATTFTHLDAKTVLDRNIAALGIYPAVNPLASNSRLLDPLVVGQDHYNVAYGVISILQKFEELKDIIAILGMGELSEEDKTTVIRARRIRNFLSQPFTVAEKFSGKKGQFVRLADTIRSFKAILEGKYDNYPEDLFFYAGAIEEVEEKYREYQAQLNKNISNEA, encoded by the coding sequence ATGGCACTTAAAAGTACTAAAAGTAAAAATGTTAATGTGACTGATTCTGCTGTAAATAAGTCTATTTCGTCGAAAAACAAAAATATTGGTAAAATTATACAAATTGTTGGGCCAGTTGTAGATGTTAGATTTGAAAATGGCAAATTGCCTGCTATTTATAACGCTTTAGTTTTATACAATAATGGCGAAAAAGTTACTCTCGAAGTAGCACAGCATATTGGAGACGAAACTGTTAGAACTATTTCAATGGTTTCAACTAATGGGTTAGTAAGAGGGGCCGAAGTTGAAGATACTGGACAAGCAATAAGTGTTCCAGTAGGAAATGCAATTTTAGGTAGAATGTTTAACGTTTTAGGTGATCCTATTGATTTGTTAGATGCGCCTGAAACAGAAGAAAGAAAATCTATTCATTCTCTTGCTCCTTCTTATGAAGATCAAAAAACAACTAGCGAAATTTTAGAAACGGGTATTAAAGTTATTGATTTATTAATTCCTTACGCCAAGGGAGGAAAAATTGGTCTCTTTGGAGGAGCAGGAGTAGGCAAAACTGTTCTTGTACAAGAATTAATCAATAACATAGCTACTCAACACGGTGGACTTTCTGTTTTCGTTGGTGTAGGCGAAAGAACTAGAGAAGGAAACGATCTCTACCACGAAATGAAAGCAGCCGGGGTTTTAAATAAAACTGCTTTAGTTTTTGGTCAAATGAATGAACCTCCTGGAGCACGTATGAGAGTTGCTCTATCAGGTTTAACTATGGCTGAATACTTTCGTGATCAACAAAATCAAGATGTGCTTTTATTTATTGATAATATCTTTCGTTTCGTACAAGCTGGCTCAGAAGTTAGTGCTTTATTAGGGCGTATGCCTTCAGCTGTTGGTTATCAACCCACATTAGGAACAGAAATGGGTCAATTGCAAGAAAGAATTACTTCAACTCATAAAGGTTCAATTACTTCTGTTCAAGCAGTATATGTTCCAGCAGATGATTTAACTGATCCAGCTCCTGCTACAACTTTTACACACCTTGATGCTAAAACGGTTTTAGATCGTAATATTGCTGCTTTGGGAATTTATCCTGCTGTTAATCCTCTTGCCTCTAATTCAAGATTATTGGATCCTTTAGTCGTTGGACAAGATCATTATAATGTTGCTTATGGCGTAATTAGTATTTTGCAAAAATTTGAGGAATTAAAAGATATTATTGCTATTTTAGGAATGGGCGAGTTATCTGAAGAAGATAAAACGACAGTTATTAGAGCAAGAAGAATAAGAAATTTTCTTTCACAACCTTTTACAGTTGCTGAAAAATTCAGTGGCAAAAAAGGACAATTTGTCAGATTAGCCGATACAATAAGAAGTTTCAAAGCTATTTTAGAAGGAAAATATGACAATTATCCTGAAGATTTATTTTTCTATGCAGGAGCTATTGAAGAAGTAGAAGAAAAATATAGAGAATATCAAGCCCAACTTAATAAAAATATTTCTAAC
- the atpG gene encoding ATP synthase F1 subunit gamma → MAGLQAIKNRIDAVHSIKKITHAMELVATSKLKKARNEYEQVSAYASVVNESFYSILEELSEIDKANLFVNNNSGRKLHIILTADIGLAGSYNSSVIKLAKNIINKRDKLIVIGIKGIANLAKIYKEQIVAKYNSDSESDHYRLMLMIMRNSLELYNQKEIDSINIIYSKYINNIVQEETIKQIFPFDLTKRIEIKKSNENLNLHSQIEFEPSVKNVFNEAIPLYVGAQLYEAYASSKLSEFASRRSAMESATDNAENLIDDLQVKYNSKRQSNITQELNEIIAGADAV, encoded by the coding sequence ATGGCAGGATTACAAGCTATTAAAAATAGAATAGATGCTGTACATTCAATTAAAAAAATAACTCATGCAATGGAATTAGTTGCAACTTCTAAACTAAAAAAAGCAAGAAATGAATATGAACAAGTTTCTGCTTATGCGTCTGTTGTCAATGAATCGTTTTATTCAATTTTAGAAGAACTATCTGAAATTGACAAAGCTAATTTGTTCGTTAATAACAATTCTGGAAGAAAACTTCATATTATTTTAACTGCTGATATAGGATTAGCAGGGTCTTATAATTCCAGTGTTATTAAATTAGCTAAAAACATTATAAATAAAAGAGATAAATTAATTGTTATAGGTATAAAAGGAATAGCTAATTTAGCAAAAATTTATAAAGAGCAAATAGTTGCTAAATATAATTCTGATTCTGAAAGTGATCACTATAGATTAATGCTAATGATAATGAGAAATTCTTTAGAACTATATAACCAAAAGGAAATTGATTCAATTAACATTATTTATAGTAAATACATTAATAATATAGTTCAAGAAGAGACTATAAAACAAATTTTTCCTTTTGATTTAACTAAGAGAATTGAAATAAAAAAATCAAATGAAAATTTGAATTTACATTCACAAATAGAATTTGAACCTTCAGTAAAAAATGTTTTTAACGAAGCTATACCTTTATATGTAGGAGCGCAACTTTACGAAGCTTACGCTTCTTCAAAACTTAGCGAATTCGCTTCTAGAAGAAGTGCGATGGAATCCGCAACAGATAATGCGGAGAATTTAATTGATGACTTGCAAGTAAAATATAACAGTAAAAGACAAAGTAATATTACTCAAGAACTTAATGAAATTATTGCTGGTGCTGATGCTGTTTAA
- the atpA gene encoding F0F1 ATP synthase subunit alpha: MANSVYDISAIIKDRIKHFDASKIDYSEIGHIVTIGDGIALVSGLEQAKNGEIIVFKDNIYGLVLNLEEEVIGVAIFGNANNLSEGDECRCTGEVISVPVGDELVGRVVNSLGQPIDGKGPIDSKKWSEIFKVAPGVMTREEVNEPLETGIIAIDSMIPIGKGQRELIIGDRQTGKTAIAIDTIINQKGKNVKCVYVAIGQKNSTIAQIVQKLKDMGAMSYTTVVVSGASELAPQQYIAPYSGVTIAEEWMSKGEDVLIVYDDLSKHAVAYRTLSLLLRRPPGREAYPGDVFYLHSQLLERAAKVTKEYGGGSITALPIVETQQGDISAYIPTNVISITDGQIFTKEGLFNAGQRPAVDVGFSVSRVGSSVQIKAMKEVASSLKLELAQYNEMLAFAQFGSDLDESTKNILNHGAKVYEFLKQEQYSPLAQMVQVAILISVKEKIINPLPLDQIKKFRADVIKFMLETAQGDKLASKIIDNKYALNDEIRNELVQALIKITENIVNSIPNYEAKNYLPIPEKWMKAN, from the coding sequence ATGGCTAATTCAGTTTATGACATTTCGGCAATTATAAAAGACAGAATTAAACACTTTGACGCCTCGAAAATTGATTATTCAGAAATAGGTCATATTGTAACTATAGGTGATGGTATAGCCCTTGTAAGTGGACTTGAACAGGCCAAAAATGGTGAAATCATCGTTTTTAAAGATAATATTTATGGACTAGTTTTAAACCTTGAAGAAGAAGTTATTGGTGTAGCTATTTTTGGCAATGCTAATAATCTTTCTGAAGGTGATGAATGCAGATGTACTGGTGAGGTTATTTCAGTACCTGTAGGTGATGAATTAGTAGGAAGAGTAGTTAATTCTTTAGGCCAACCTATCGATGGTAAAGGTCCTATTGATAGCAAAAAATGAAGTGAAATATTTAAAGTAGCTCCGGGCGTTATGACTAGAGAAGAGGTTAATGAACCTCTAGAAACTGGCATTATAGCAATAGATTCAATGATTCCTATTGGAAAAGGTCAACGTGAATTGATAATTGGTGATAGACAAACTGGTAAAACAGCTATTGCAATTGATACTATTATTAATCAAAAAGGTAAAAACGTTAAATGTGTTTATGTAGCTATTGGACAAAAAAACTCAACAATTGCTCAAATTGTTCAAAAACTTAAAGATATGGGTGCTATGAGTTATACAACTGTTGTTGTTTCAGGAGCAAGTGAGTTGGCTCCTCAACAATATATAGCTCCTTATTCAGGAGTTACTATTGCTGAAGAATGAATGAGCAAAGGTGAAGATGTTTTAATAGTATATGATGATTTATCAAAACATGCCGTTGCCTATAGAACGTTATCATTATTATTGAGAAGACCTCCTGGTCGTGAAGCTTATCCTGGTGATGTTTTTTATTTACATTCTCAACTTTTAGAAAGAGCAGCTAAAGTAACCAAAGAATACGGAGGTGGTTCAATTACTGCCTTACCCATTGTAGAAACTCAACAAGGAGATATTTCAGCTTATATTCCTACAAATGTTATTTCTATAACAGATGGTCAAATATTTACTAAAGAAGGATTATTTAACGCCGGACAAAGACCGGCTGTTGATGTAGGTTTTTCTGTTAGTCGGGTAGGTTCTAGTGTGCAAATTAAAGCAATGAAAGAAGTTGCTTCATCATTGAAACTTGAACTTGCACAATACAATGAAATGCTTGCTTTTGCCCAATTTGGCTCTGATTTAGATGAATCAACCAAAAATATTCTCAATCACGGTGCAAAAGTATACGAATTTTTAAAACAAGAACAATATTCGCCTTTAGCACAAATGGTACAAGTAGCTATTTTGATAAGTGTTAAAGAAAAAATAATCAATCCTTTGCCATTAGATCAAATTAAAAAATTTAGAGCAGATGTGATTAAATTTATGCTTGAAACGGCTCAGGGCGATAAATTAGCAAGTAAAATTATTGATAATAAATATGCTCTAAATGACGAAATTAGAAACGAATTAGTACAAGCATTAATTAAAATTACTGAAAACATAGTTAATAGTATTCCTAACTATGAAGCCAAAAATTATTTACCAATTCCTGAAAAATGAATGAAGGCTAATTAA
- the atpH gene encoding ATP synthase F1 subunit delta, producing the protein MYKKANLEAYAIAVYELSVEMNVAHETSLLLTALYKELKNDTIFIDILKNNETSNEYKFDFIDNIFANFDKSDVMKKFLKVVVEHKAVSNLPRIISSYLKLVNDHLNIKFAKIYSAFPISEDKLNLIKAKLEKELNCLVDIEHRIDPNIISGIRIKMNSFVIENSLGLSLKRLTKFINLKDNEKNKGGING; encoded by the coding sequence ATGTATAAAAAAGCTAATTTGGAAGCATACGCTATTGCAGTTTATGAACTTTCTGTAGAAATGAATGTTGCGCACGAAACTTCTTTACTTTTAACAGCTTTGTATAAAGAGTTAAAGAACGATACTATTTTTATCGATATTTTAAAAAATAACGAAACTAGCAATGAATATAAGTTTGATTTCATTGACAATATTTTTGCTAATTTTGATAAAAGCGATGTTATGAAAAAATTTTTAAAAGTAGTCGTTGAACATAAAGCAGTTTCTAATTTACCTAGAATAATAAGCTCATATTTAAAATTAGTGAATGACCATTTGAATATTAAATTTGCCAAAATATACAGCGCTTTTCCAATAAGCGAAGATAAATTGAATTTAATTAAGGCTAAATTAGAAAAAGAATTGAATTGTTTAGTTGATATTGAGCATAGAATTGATCCTAATATTATTAGCGGAATAAGAATAAAGATGAATAGTTTTGTTATTGAAAATTCCTTGGGATTATCACTTAAAAGACTAACCAAATTTATAAATTTAAAAGACAACGAAAAAAATAAAGGAGGTATAAATGGCTAA
- the atpF gene encoding F0F1 ATP synthase subunit B, which yields MTNLSLLMDEAVNSAEKTNSSLPEALSEKFEKIFPSWPIMVATLIAFVIVIIVLYFLTHKPINKAIKARQKYIQDNIDSAKRLNDESQVKLNQANQKLSQAHDEATKIVQEAINNGNKKARQEIEQARITSKRMIEEARMDVKKQKEEFFEESKKHIAEVASELSKKILQSSVSKETEDAIIDEFLHEGKIK from the coding sequence ATGACTAATTTATCATTATTGATGGATGAAGCAGTAAATTCTGCTGAAAAAACAAATTCTTCTCTTCCTGAAGCATTATCAGAAAAATTTGAAAAAATATTTCCATCATGACCAATAATGGTAGCTACTTTGATTGCTTTTGTTATTGTTATTATAGTTCTCTACTTTTTAACACATAAACCTATAAACAAGGCTATTAAAGCAAGACAAAAATACATACAAGATAATATAGATAGTGCAAAAAGACTTAATGACGAATCACAAGTTAAATTAAATCAAGCTAATCAAAAACTTTCTCAAGCTCATGATGAAGCTACAAAAATTGTTCAAGAAGCAATTAATAATGGAAATAAAAAGGCAAGACAAGAAATTGAGCAAGCTCGCATTACTTCAAAGAGAATGATTGAAGAAGCGAGAATGGATGTAAAAAAGCAAAAAGAAGAATTTTTTGAAGAATCTAAAAAACATATCGCAGAAGTGGCAAGCGAACTTTCAAAAAAAATATTACAAAGTTCAGTTTCTAAAGAAACCGAAGATGCTATTATTGATGAATTTCTTCATGAAGGAAAAATTAAATAA
- the atpE gene encoding ATP synthase F0 subunit C → MNHGLIAIGAGIAMIGTFGTGLGQGIAAGKAAEAVGRNPEAQSKIRTMLLIGSGVAESAAIYALVVALILMFAF, encoded by the coding sequence TTAAATCACGGGTTAATAGCAATTGGAGCTGGTATTGCTATGATTGGTACTTTTGGAACAGGTTTAGGACAAGGAATAGCAGCAGGTAAGGCCGCAGAAGCTGTTGGAAGAAATCCAGAAGCTCAATCAAAAATTCGTACAATGTTATTAATTGGTTCAGGTGTTGCTGAATCAGCAGCTATTTATGCGCTTGTTGTTGCATTAATTTTAATGTTTGCATTTTAA
- a CDS encoding F0F1 ATP synthase subunit A, which yields MDKIVKHINDWNHPQLFSLFITVLICLILSLAVFIEIKRTSRPNKAPSAFLIIMEGYVTTVDNMFYEATDGKISKAKIYIFGLASFLLIGNLLAPLGIEPIVTSYSVPFTLALITWLGIFVVGLTYQKFRFFLRYVKNPVEIIGQFAPLISLSFRIFGNIIGGGTIIFLTYWMFGFIWRLIPGQETNNWFFFGVIVTPFMHVYFDIFSAFIQALVFSTLTVIYWSREAEEESKPKENKLKKVKTITTQQSIY from the coding sequence ATGGACAAGATAGTTAAACATATAAACGATTGAAACCATCCACAACTCTTTTCGCTTTTTATTACTGTGTTAATATGCCTAATTTTGTCATTAGCAGTATTTATTGAAATTAAAAGAACTTCTCGCCCTAATAAAGCGCCAAGTGCTTTTTTGATAATAATGGAAGGATATGTAACGACTGTAGATAATATGTTCTATGAGGCAACCGATGGAAAAATTTCTAAAGCAAAAATTTATATTTTTGGTTTAGCGTCTTTTTTACTAATTGGTAATTTGTTAGCGCCTCTTGGAATTGAACCTATAGTTACTTCTTATTCAGTCCCTTTTACTCTAGCTTTAATAACTTGATTAGGTATTTTTGTGGTAGGTTTGACTTACCAAAAATTTAGATTCTTTTTAAGATACGTTAAAAATCCAGTTGAAATAATTGGACAGTTTGCTCCATTAATTTCTCTTAGTTTCCGTATATTTGGAAACATTATTGGTGGAGGAACTATTATTTTCTTGACTTATTGAATGTTTGGTTTTATATGAAGATTAATTCCAGGTCAAGAAACTAATAATTGATTTTTCTTTGGAGTTATTGTTACACCATTTATGCATGTTTATTTTGATATTTTTAGTGCGTTTATTCAAGCTTTAGTTTTCTCTACTCTTACTGTAATTTATTGATCAAGAGAAGCCGAAGAAGAAAGCAAACCAAAGGAAAATAAACTTAAAAAAGTCAAAACAATTACTACTCAACAAAGTATTTATTAG
- a CDS encoding YwaF family protein, with protein sequence MNDINYGFFSPAGTSPNSSWLGTPKIVFYIFSVIAVLILFLVWFLHNLIYRNYQNREKIIGLNKNVFMFLFGAFTIVGMFARSFILAINKYPYLWEILPLHLCRLMILFTAICLLINKQKWVKYFLPFSILGALLALFMPDMVKVQEQKVSLVGYDNFYYWDYILAHYYALIVPSIIYAINKNNYEFKDTLTTFVIFFILGTVMFLINYFTNVNSFVKENWKSNYFYLGTNEYNTLSELFGHYSHWPLNNVIYVLVIIVYILLYVFLFWAQSNFFIDKEEKKWIFKIAKNEEWENYKQSVFNFFKNKKKLTNQTTK encoded by the coding sequence GTGAACGATATTAATTATGGTTTTTTTTCTCCTGCTGGTACTTCGCCTAATTCTTCTTGATTAGGAACGCCTAAGATTGTTTTTTATATTTTTTCTGTAATAGCAGTTTTAATACTATTTTTAGTTTGATTTTTACACAATTTAATTTATAGAAATTATCAAAATAGAGAAAAAATAATTGGTTTAAATAAAAATGTTTTCATGTTTTTATTTGGTGCTTTTACAATAGTCGGTATGTTTGCAAGAAGTTTTATTTTGGCAATAAATAAATATCCTTATTTATGAGAAATTTTACCTTTACATTTGTGCAGGTTAATGATTCTTTTTACTGCCATATGTTTATTAATCAATAAACAAAAATGAGTTAAGTATTTTTTACCCTTTTCTATTTTAGGTGCTTTATTAGCTTTATTTATGCCTGATATGGTAAAAGTCCAAGAACAAAAAGTTTCATTAGTAGGATATGATAATTTTTATTATTGAGATTATATTCTTGCCCATTATTACGCTTTAATAGTTCCAAGTATCATTTATGCCATAAATAAGAATAATTATGAATTTAAAGATACATTAACTACTTTTGTTATTTTCTTTATCTTGGGAACAGTTATGTTTTTAATTAATTACTTCACTAACGTAAATTCTTTTGTTAAGGAAAACTGAAAAAGCAATTATTTCTATTTAGGAACTAATGAATATAATACCTTGAGCGAATTATTTGGTCACTATTCTCATTGACCATTAAACAACGTAATTTATGTATTAGTAATTATCGTTTACATACTTTTATATGTATTTTTATTTTGAGCACAAAGTAATTTTTTTATTGACAAAGAAGAAAAGAAATGAATTTTTAAAATTGCTAAAAATGAGGAATGAGAAAATTATAAACAAAGCGTATTTAATTTCTTTAAAAATAAAAAGAAATTGACGAATCAAACCACAAAATAG
- the ffh gene encoding signal recognition particle protein has product MLNFLENRIQKSLAKMAKKSVVHEADILETTRDIKLALLEADVNLKVVKEFISNVKEKALNSSLVGSLNASQQMIKIVHEELINILGGNVKELKITKKPFIILMAGLQGSGKTTAVAKLAYFLRKKSYISKPLVVAADIYRPAAVQQLVTLAKSIQVEYFEEGVNKSAQEIVNNSLKYAEENKNDLIIIDTAGRLAIDEVLMKELIDLKRISHPDEIFFVADAMSGQDILNVAQIFNENLKLTGAIITKLDSDARGGAALSISKMLNIPIRFIGTGEKVSNLDLFYPDRMADRILGMGDVLSLIEKAEEVIDTDMAQNTINKILKGTFSLDDLMNNLAQMKKMGKMSKLIKMIPGLSNKISEEKIEQAEEKFKSYEILINSMTIQERKNPKLLKQSSRKERILKGSGRSAFEYNRLVNDFESMAKNMNEIAKKIKSGNFSDLNKLGFGGI; this is encoded by the coding sequence GTGTTAAATTTTTTGGAAAATAGAATTCAAAAATCATTAGCTAAAATGGCCAAAAAATCAGTTGTTCATGAAGCCGATATTTTAGAAACAACAAGAGATATCAAATTAGCTCTATTAGAAGCAGACGTTAATTTAAAAGTTGTTAAAGAATTTATTAGTAATGTCAAAGAAAAAGCCTTGAATTCTTCATTAGTAGGCTCATTAAATGCATCGCAACAAATGATAAAAATTGTTCATGAAGAATTGATTAATATTTTAGGCGGTAATGTTAAAGAGTTAAAAATTACTAAAAAACCTTTTATCATCTTAATGGCCGGTTTACAAGGTTCTGGAAAAACTACTGCTGTAGCTAAACTGGCTTACTTTTTGAGAAAGAAAAGCTACATTAGTAAACCATTAGTTGTAGCTGCTGATATTTATCGTCCTGCTGCTGTACAACAATTAGTTACTTTAGCAAAAAGTATACAAGTCGAATATTTTGAAGAAGGTGTTAATAAAAGTGCTCAAGAAATAGTTAATAATTCTTTAAAATATGCCGAAGAAAATAAAAATGATTTAATAATTATTGACACAGCAGGACGTTTAGCAATTGATGAAGTTTTAATGAAAGAATTAATTGATTTAAAAAGAATAAGTCATCCGGATGAAATTTTTTTCGTAGCAGACGCAATGAGTGGTCAAGATATTTTAAATGTAGCGCAAATTTTTAATGAAAATTTAAAATTAACTGGCGCAATTATTACTAAACTTGATTCTGATGCAAGAGGAGGAGCAGCATTAAGTATTAGTAAAATGCTTAATATTCCAATAAGGTTTATAGGAACAGGAGAAAAAGTTTCCAATTTAGATTTATTTTATCCTGACAGAATGGCTGATCGTATTTTAGGAATGGGCGATGTTTTGTCATTAATAGAAAAAGCTGAAGAAGTTATTGATACAGATATGGCACAAAATACAATTAATAAGATATTGAAAGGAACTTTTTCTTTAGACGATTTAATGAATAATTTGGCTCAAATGAAAAAAATGGGTAAAATGAGCAAACTTATTAAAATGATTCCTGGTTTATCAAATAAAATAAGCGAAGAAAAAATTGAACAAGCTGAAGAAAAGTTCAAAAGTTATGAAATTCTAATTAATTCTATGACTATTCAAGAAAGGAAAAACCCTAAACTTCTCAAGCAATCTAGTAGAAAGGAAAGAATTCTCAAAGGAAGCGGAAGAAGTGCTTTTGAATATAATCGTTTAGTAAATGATTTTGAAAGTATGGCAAAAAATATGAATGAAATAGCTAAAAAAATTAAATCAGGAAATTTCTCCGATTTAAATAAGCTTGGTTTTGGAGGAATTTAG
- a CDS encoding GNAT family N-acetyltransferase, whose product MIRETIKQDKMEIMMLLDKDPLYNLFLISDVSNFGLNNSFIKSYVIEEENKIEAFILIFNQTLLFYDPRKLLKTVDLVNLIEIHNIKNINVSEKMFLNLNDFVNKYFSKLNIHEQFFAKCNKLIEKETKNVLKASLEDIKLIVDSRINIPEFKDFLNNTYEKELELYEEAYKKGISHNFIIKDHNKNKVIAHAAIAASTDKAAMIGGVYCLKEYRNNGYATNVMIELTNFIIRNNKEAVLFYHNEKAGSIYRKIGYETFGKVYTLVINDY is encoded by the coding sequence ATGATTAGAGAAACTATAAAGCAAGATAAAATGGAAATAATGATGCTTTTAGATAAAGATCCACTATATAATTTGTTTTTAATTTCTGATGTTAGTAATTTTGGATTAAATAATTCCTTTATAAAATCATATGTCATTGAGGAAGAAAATAAAATAGAGGCATTTATTTTGATTTTTAATCAAACGTTACTTTTTTATGATCCTAGAAAACTTTTAAAAACAGTTGACCTAGTGAATCTAATAGAAATTCATAACATAAAAAATATTAATGTTAGCGAAAAAATGTTTTTAAATTTAAATGATTTTGTAAACAAGTATTTTTCTAAGCTCAATATACATGAACAATTCTTTGCAAAATGTAATAAATTAATCGAAAAAGAAACTAAAAATGTTTTAAAAGCTTCTTTAGAAGATATTAAACTTATTGTTGATTCAAGAATTAATATTCCTGAATTTAAAGACTTTCTAAATAACACTTATGAAAAAGAATTAGAATTATACGAAGAAGCTTATAAAAAAGGGATTTCACATAATTTCATTATCAAAGATCATAATAAAAATAAAGTCATAGCTCATGCTGCTATAGCGGCTTCTACAGATAAAGCTGCTATGATTGGCGGAGTTTATTGTTTAAAAGAATATAGAAACAATGGTTATGCAACAAATGTTATGATAGAGTTAACTAATTTTATAATTAGAAATAATAAAGAAGCCGTTTTATTTTACCATAATGAAAAAGCCGGTTCTATTTATAGAAAAATAGGGTATGAGACTTTCGGCAAGGTTTATACTTTAGTAATTAATGACTATTAG
- a CDS encoding YdbC family protein, translating into MPASSKKEKGLQYEIVRQLGDISEIEGEYTKELNYVSWNNNEPKYDIRDWNNDHTRASKGITLTLGEMLKLKGLIEKELENLNKK; encoded by the coding sequence ATGCCAGCGAGTAGTAAAAAAGAAAAAGGCCTTCAATATGAAATAGTAAGACAATTGGGTGATATTTCTGAAATTGAAGGCGAATATACAAAAGAATTAAACTATGTTTCGTGAAACAACAATGAACCTAAATATGACATCAGAGATTGAAATAACGATCACACAAGAGCAAGTAAAGGAATCACATTAACCCTTGGAGAAATGCTTAAACTTAAAGGGTTAATTGAAAAAGAATTAGAAAATTTAAACAAGAAATAA
- the tsaD gene encoding tRNA (adenosine(37)-N6)-threonylcarbamoyltransferase complex transferase subunit TsaD yields MKILGIETSHDDTSIAIIEDTKVLDLITISQIDIFKEFGGTIPEISSREHVKNINLIQTILMKKYDLNEIDYIAYTEKPGLIGTLQIGYLFASALSLALNKPLMGIDHLEGHFYSNAIENKIKYPSICLLVSGGHTQILYVENPHKIKILGETLDDAVGEAFDKVSTRLNLGFPGGPIIDKISQNYQGEYIKLKNPKTINDLDFSFSGLKSNVINLYKNSIEKNQKISETQLAASFQKCVVNYLISKVKLAIKKYKLNSLVLAGGVSANKELREEFLKLSKNAIVPNLKYATDNGAMIAICAYFKIKNK; encoded by the coding sequence ATGAAAATTTTAGGAATTGAAACTAGTCACGATGATACTTCTATAGCAATAATCGAAGATACAAAAGTTCTTGATCTAATTACTATTAGCCAAATTGATATTTTTAAAGAATTTGGTGGAACTATTCCTGAAATTTCTTCAAGAGAACATGTTAAAAACATTAATCTAATTCAAACTATTTTAATGAAAAAATATGATCTAAATGAAATTGATTATATTGCTTATACAGAAAAACCAGGATTAATAGGTACTTTACAAATAGGTTATTTATTTGCTTCCGCTCTTTCATTAGCATTAAATAAACCTTTGATGGGAATTGATCATCTAGAAGGTCATTTTTATTCAAATGCTATTGAAAACAAAATTAAATATCCATCAATTTGTTTATTGGTTTCTGGTGGACATACGCAAATATTATATGTTGAAAACCCTCATAAAATAAAGATATTAGGTGAAACATTAGATGATGCAGTAGGCGAAGCTTTCGATAAAGTTTCTACAAGACTTAATTTAGGTTTTCCTGGCGGACCTATAATTGATAAAATAAGTCAAAATTATCAAGGGGAATATATAAAATTAAAAAATCCCAAAACTATTAATGATCTTGATTTTTCTTTTAGCGGTTTAAAATCAAACGTGATTAATTTGTATAAAAATTCTATAGAAAAAAATCAAAAAATTTCCGAAACACAGTTAGCTGCTTCTTTTCAAAAATGTGTTGTTAATTATTTAATTTCGAAAGTTAAATTAGCAATTAAAAAATATAAGTTAAATTCATTAGTTTTAGCAGGCGGCGTTAGCGCTAATAAAGAACTAAGAGAAGAATTTTTAAAGCTTAGTAAAAATGCTATTGTTCCTAATTTAAAATACGCCACAGATAATGGCGCAATGATCGCTATTTGTGCCTATTTTAAAATTAAAAATAAATAG